Genomic window (Marinobacter fonticola):
AAGCGTAGAACTTTCCCGGACTTGCTGTACCAGATACTCGTTCGCAAGACGTCGGATGTTGGAAATGGAAACGCCGGTACCGATCGTACCGGCCCCCGAACGCAAACCATCCTGAGTCTCGAACATCACCTCCTGGCGACTATAACCCGGCGTGTTGGCATTCGTGATGTTGTTGCCCGTGGTATTCAGCGCAGTCTGGTGACCCAGAATGCCGGAAAGACCAATATTGATCAGGCCAGCCATATCCTTTACTCCTCACCACGCTGATTGAGGGACAGGGTCTCCCCTGTGATTGCCTCAAAAGAATCACTATTGAGAATGCGACGGATCTTCGCGCCATAGGCCGGGTCTGTTGCATAGCCTGCCGCCTGCAATCCATCCGCAAAGGCCTCGGGATTATCGGCAACCGCCAACACGTCGCGGTAACGCGGATTCCGTTCCAGGAACCCGATATAGTCCTCGAAACTGGACTGGTAATCCGGGTAGGCACGGAAAGCCGCACGCTCATTCATTTTCACGCCTTCACGGTATTCGGAGGTCGTGATATCCACCGCACTGCCTTGCCAACGGCTGTCGGCCTTGATACCGAACAAATTGAAGCTGTGTTCGCCGTCGGCGGCCTTGATCATGTGCTTGCCCCAACCGGTCTCGAGCGCAGCCTGGGCCACCATCACCCGGGGATCGATGCCGGAATCGCCGGCGACAGCCTCTGCCATCGGCAGCAGTGTGCGCACGAAATGCTCAGGCGACTCGAACGTTTCCGGCAGATCGATGGAGACAGTCTCGGCAACCTCTTTCTCGACAACGGCTTCACGCGGTTTTTGAGCAGCCACGCTCTCTGAGATCGCCTTAACCTCGTCAACTTGTTTGGGCAAGCGCGGCGATAAGGCCGGGAGGCTGCGATCGTAGTCCGCAATCGTGGCCTTATGGCCCGTTGCCTTCGTGCCGCCGTCGTCCATGCCGGGAATCTGGCGTGACAGTTGCCGGGCCAGGACATCGGAAAGCCCGAGGCCCTGCTGCTGGCTCATGGACAGCGTCAACTGGTTGTCGAACATCTCTTGGTAGAACTTCGACTGACTGCTATTGAGGTAATTGCCCTCGGCAAACACGTCGTTCACCGAGCGCATGGACTTCAGCATCTGGGACATGAACAGGCTCTCGAACTGCTTGGCCACCTGCTCCAGAGCAGCCTTTTTATCCGTGCGCGCCTGGGTCTTCAGCGCGTTGAGGCCGCTGAATTCGGTATAGAACTGCGCACTGTCGAGACGAGAGCTCTGCATCACAACACCTAGATGACGATCAGCTCGGCGCGCAATGCACCGGCCTGTTTAAGCGCTTCCAGCACAGCCATCACGTCACCGGGGGCTGCGCCAACCTGATTAACCGCCTGAACGATTTCGTTCAGCGTTACCGCCGGACCGAACTTGAACATCCGTGCCGGTTCCTGGGTCGTGGTAATCGTGCTATCCGGTGTCACCACAGTGTCGCCCTGTGCAAAGGCGTTCGGCTGGTTGACCTGGGGGTTCTCTTCGATGGTCACCGTGAGGCTGCCATGGGTCACCGCAGCCGGACTGACCTGCACGTTTTGCCCCACAACAATGGTGCCGGTACGGCTATTGATCACGACTTTCGCGGCCTCTTGTGCCGGGTCGACCTCCATGTTTTCCAGCACCGATAGGAAGCCCACCCGCTGGGAAGGATCCCTCGGCGCCTTGACCGAAATCGATGTCGCGTCATGGGCGTAGGCCATCTCCGGACCCAGGGTTGTGTTGATGGTTTCAACGACCCGGCGAGCGGTGGTGAAATCCGGGCGCAGCAGATCGAAGGTAATGGTATCCCCCCGGCTGAACGGCGAGATGACTTCGCGCTCGACCGAGGCGCCATTGGGAATACGCCCCACACTCGGAACGTTGACGGAAATGCGCGATCCGTCCTGCCCGGACGCGCCGAAGCCGCCGACGACCAAACTCCCCTGGGCCATCGCGTATACCTGGCCATCGGCACCCTTCAGCGGCGTCATCAGCAGGCTACCGCCGCGCAGACTGTCTGCATTGCCGATGGACGACACGGTGATGTCTATGTCCTGACCACGCTTGGCAAACGGCGGCAGACTGGCGTGAACCGTCACAGCGGCCACGTTGTCCAGCTTGGGGCTGACACCCGGCGGCAATGTAATGCCGAACTGGTTCATCAGGTTGCGGAACGTTTGGTCGGTGAACGGCGCCGAATCGCCGGTGCCATCGAGACCCACGACCAGGCCGTAACCCACCAACTGGTTCGAACGTACACCCTGTACCCGCGCCATGTCCTTCAGGCGATCAGCCAGTACCGGCTGGACCCATACGGCGAATGCAATGAACGCAATAAATGCGCGTAACGATTTCATAGCGGGAACCACTCACTGTTGAAGAAGCGCGACATCCAGCCTTGACGGGTGGCCTGATCGAAATCGCCGGTTCCGCCATAGGCGATACGGGCGTCAGCGACACGATTGGAAGAAATCGTGTTGTCCGGGTTGATATCCTGGGGACGCACGAGCCCGGTCAGGCGGATGTACTCGTCACCGTTGGTGAGCGACAACCACTTCTCGCCGCGGATACGCAGAATGCCGTTGGGATACACCTCGGTGACCGTGACCGTGATGCTACCGTTCAAGCTGTTGCTTTGATCGGCCTGGGCATCGCCTTCGAAATCACGCTCGAACTTGGGGTTGGTGCCCAGATTCAACTTGTTGAGTCCAAGGATACCGCCGTCGTTGAAGTTGACCTCGCTGTCCTTGGTAATACTGCTCTTCGCGTCCTTGGAGGCTTGGGTCTGCTCCTCAAGCGTGATCAGCAGGATGTCGCCGACGTTGAGAGCCACCGTGTCGCCGTAAAAATTGAAGTTACGGGAGGTCTGATAGATCGCGCCGGAGGACGGATCGCGCTGCATCATGGACTGCGCCCTGACCGGGGCAAACGCAGGATCGTCGGGTATCGCCCGTGGACGGCTGACCGCCTGGCAGCCCTGCAACAGGGCCAGCGATACGATCAGAATCGGTGTGAATCGGAGTTTCATCATTTAACCTCCCTTCCCGTCACGCGGCCTTAGCCAACGTTCTGAGATAGGAACTGGAGCATCTGGTCGGTGGTAGACACCACCTTTGAGTTCATTTCGTAGGCGCGCTGGGTGGTGATCATGTTCACCAGTTCTTCCACCACCTCGACGTTGGACGATTCAGTCATGCCCTGCTCGATGGTGCCGAGACCGCCAATACCCGCTTCACCTTCCTGGGGGTCGCCACTGGAGTTGGTCTCGCGGAACAGGTTGTTACCGACGGCCATCAGGCCCTGCGGGTTGACGAAGTCCACCAGCGTCACTTCACCGAGCTGCACCGGAGCGGCCTGATTTTCGATGACGGCAGAGACCGTGCCGTCGGTTCCGATGGTGATGCTGGTGGTGTTCTCCGGCACGTTGATATTCGGCTCCAGCGGATAACCGTTGGCGTTGACAACGTCACCGTCCGCGTTGAGCTGGAACTGCCCGTCCCGGGTGTAGGCGATCTCGCCATCCGGCAGCAATACCTGGAAGAAACCGCGGCCGTTGACCGCCATATCCAGCGGCTGCTCGGTCACCTGCAGGTTGCCCTGGGTGAACTGCTTGGCGGTGCCCACCACACGCACACCGGTACCGAGCTGCAGACCTGAGGGCAACTCGGAATTTTCGGTGGACATGCCGCCTGGCTGACGGTTGATCTGGTACAACAGGTCCTGGAAAACGGCACGGTCTCGTTTAAAGCCCGTCGTGTTCACGTTGGCCAGGTTGTTGGAAATGGTGGACATGTTGGTGTCCTGCGCACTCAAACCTGTTTTGCTGACCCAAAGTGCTGGATGCATTGTTTGTCTCCTGCATGGAATCGATCGTCGAAGCGGCGAATTGTTGCCGCCGTCCGATCATTCTCTCCGGCTAAATCCGGCTATTAACCAAGGTTCTGCAACAGCCGTGCCGTCGCATCGGAATTACTTTTCGCGGTTTGCATGACCTTCACCTGCATCTCGTACTGCCGTGCAAGCTCAAGGTTGGAAATCATTTCCTCCACCGCGTTGACGTTGGACGCTTCGAGAAACCCGGACTGCAACCGTACGCTCGCATCCAGTGGTTCGGCACCGTCGATGGCCTGATCCGGCTTGCGGCGGACAAAACCGTCGGTTCCTTTCATCAGCGCATCCTGGGGCGGATTCACCAGCTTCAGGCGATCCACTTCCACCAATTGATCTGGCGGTCCACCTACGGGCACGATCGAGACAGTGCCGTCCTGGCCGATCACCAGGCTGTCGTATGGCGGTAACGCAACCGGGCCGCCGTTTCCGAGAACGGGCTCACCGGTTGCGGTACGCAACATGCCGTTGACGTCGACGTTCAAACTGCCTGAGCGGGTCAATACTTCTTCCCCCGTCTGCGCCTGAACGGACAGCCAGCCTTCCCCGCCGATGGCAACATCAAGCGCTCGGCCGGTTTCCATCATGGCGCCGGCAGAAAGATCGGTGCCCGGGCGCTCGGTCATGGCGTAGGCGCGCGTCGGGAAGTGCTCGCCGAAGACCGGCATGCTGCGGGCCTGGGCGAAGTCCCGTTTAAAGCCTGTGGTATTAACGTTCGCCAGGTTATTGGCATGCGCCTGCTGCGCCAGCATGGTTTGCTTGGCGCCGGACATACCGATAAAGATGGATTTATCCATGGGAAAACTCCTGCCGGATTTTTGACTCTTGGTAGAGTTAAAGCAGAAGTCGTGCCAGAAAATCGAAAAGCAGCAACAGCCGTGAGTTCAGAGGCTCACGGCTGTTGTGGAAGGCAGGTTTAGCGGAGGTTGATAATCGTCTGGGTGACGGAATCCGAAGTTTCGATGGTCTTGGCGTTGGCCTGGTAGTTACGCTGGGCGATGATCAGGTTCACCAGTTCCGCCGAAAGATCGACGTTGGACTCTTCCACCGAACTCGCCTTGATCGACCCCAAAGTACCCGTATCCGGTGCCCCAATGATCGGCTGTCCGGACTCGAAGGTTTCTACCCACGAGGTATCCCCCGTCGGTGAAAGGCCATCGGTGTTATTGAATGCCGCCAGAGCCACCTGCCCCAAGGACTTGGACTGTCCATTGGTGTAACGGGCAAAGATCACCCCCTGATCGGAGACATCCAGCCCGGACAAACGCCCGGTAGAGTAACCGTTCTGCTGCTGGTCATTGACCCCGAAGGATGCCCCGTATTGCGTAGCGTCCCCCAGGTTCAAGACAAAGGCCGAACTCGTGGGCGGCTCCGGAATGGGGCTCACGACGTTACCCGGGTTGATAGGCGGACCATCGGCGCCATTGGGATCGCCCGCGGCATTTTTCGGTACCCAGTCGGTTACGATAATCTCGCCATTGGTGTTGCCATTGATCGACTCCAGGGAACCGTCCTGGTTAAAGAGAGCGGTGTAAGGCGACTGGTCAGTGCCCGCAACCATTTCACCGTCGATTTGCAGATAAACAGACCATTGGCTTTGCCCCACCCCGTTTCCAGGGGATTGGTCTTTGACAAAGAATTGCGTCAACTCATGCGAGTTGCCCAAGCTATCGTAAATGGTCGTAGACGTAGCGTGATTATACGTGCGCTGGTCGATCGGGTTGAAGGCGTTGGTGACGCTTGGATTGGCAGCGCCATTGTTAAAGTAGGCCACGATATCGGAGCCCGCATCGGGCGAGGTAGCGCTGTTGATGCTGTCGTCGGCCGACAGGCTCATCAGGAAACCATCGGTTGCAACGGAGCCGCTATCGCCGGAAGCAACGCTGTCAAACGACGTGCTCAGATGCTGACCGCGGCTATCACGTAAAACCAGATTACCACCGTCCACCTCAGCACTGACGGAAGACAAGCCAGGCGCGGCCGTAATCGCGGCGGCAAGATTTTCTAAAGAGGCAGGCGACCCCACATCGCCGCTGTCGAATGTGACATCGGAAGCACCGGCAACCGAGACGCTAAACTGAAAATCGGGTTGACCCAAAGCATTGTTCAACTGGGTCAGATTCGCCCCGCTAATACGCTGCTCGGTGCGTGCCGACGCATTAATACCTTCGATACCGTTTAATAACTCGGCCAGGTAATCTGCACCCTGTCCAGGCGTCAGTGCCGTAGGCAAGGTTTGGGACTGCGTAGTGCCATCCTGATAAGTAAGAGTAAAAGATTCTCCAAGGATAGCGCTGGTCTCTGCGGCAGAGGGGTTAGACCCCTCTCCCCCGATCAGGAAGGCAACCCGGTTTTCGAGTACGGTCTGCCTTGAGTCCAGATTGACGTCGGTCTGCAAATTAGTCGTCCGCCGCGGCGCCAGGTTAGCCGTTTCAATCTGCAGATCCCCACGCACGCCTGAAAGGTTGCCATCGCCATCCGCGGTGTAGCCCTGAACGCGCATGCTTTGGTTATTAACCACATACCCGTCTTTATCGATACTGAACTGGCCTGCACGCGAGTATCGAATTTCGCCGCCGTTGTTCAGCATAAAAAAGCCATCGCCACTAATAGCCATGTCCAGGCCATTATCCGTAAAGCTGATATTGCCCTGGCCAAATGACTGCTTAACGTCCTGAACATTCACCCCATCGCCGATGGGCGCCGAACCCGACGACAAAAAACCGTTGGCATAAAGGTCGCCGAACTGGACGCGGCTCTCCTTGAAACCCACCGTGCTGGCATTGGCAATGTTGTTGCCAGTGACATCCAGGTCAGCAGACGCGGCTCGAAGGCCACTAAGACCGATATTGAACGCCATACTTCACCTCACTAAAAACTGTTAGTTAATCTGCCGCACATCGGACAGGGCGATCGAGCCCATACCTGCGAGGTTCAGGGTTACGCTGCCTGCGGTACCCAAGGAAACACTGTCCACATTGGCGCTGACCATCGTGCCGAGCTGCTCCGTGCTGCCGTTGTAGCTGCCACTGGCTTTGACCATATACGCGCCCTCCGGCAGATCATTGCCGCTACTGTCTTTACCATCCCAAGTAAACGACGTCTGACCGGCCTGGGCCGCGCCAAGGTCAATCTGGCGCACCAGTTCACCGGAAGAATTCATCACGTCGACACGCAGGCTCGATGTGGTTGCCGGTACACCGATTACGCCCTCAACTTCCCGGGAGGCCCCGAGAATGCCGGTCTGGGACGGCACTAGCACCGTGCGGCCGACCATTGCCGACGCCTGCAGCGCCTGAGTGGAGCGAAACTGACCGACGACGTCCTGCACGCTGCCGGACAATCCCTGCATCTCTTCCAGCGAGCTGAACTGGGCAAGCTGCGCAATGAAATCGCCGTTGTCTTGCGGCTCCAGCGGATTTTGATTCTTCAATTGAGCAATCATGAGCTCCATGAACTCATTTTTGCCCAACTCATCGGAGGCGCCGGCCGAACTGCTTTGCGTCTGATACTGACTCAGTACATCAGCGGCGGCGGTATTATTTATCGCGCTCATGGGTTACTCCTTACTGAGCCGGCTACGACTGGCCGAGGGTGAGGATGCGCTGCATCATCGACTTGGCGGTGTTCATCACGTCGACGTTCATTTCAAAGCTGCGGGAAGAGGACATCATGTCCGCCATTTCCTCGACCACGTTGACGTTCGGGTAATACACGTAGCCGTCTTCGTTCGCGGCCGGGTGATTCGGCTCGTAGCGCATCTGTAGCTGCGCATCGCTTTCAACCACGCCATCAACCTGGACACCGGCGGAGGCGGCGCCTTCAGGCCCCCAGCCGGAACCGAACCCGTCCTGATTCATCATGTTTTGCTGAATGGCGGAAAATACCGGCTTGCGCGCACGATAGGCTTCATCGGTGCTGGAACTGGCGGTTTCCGCGTTGGCAATGTTCGAAGCGGTGGTATTCAGCCGCAGGGACTGGGCGGTCATGCCGGAGCCTGCGATATCAAAAATGTTGCCGAGTGACATGGTATTGATCCTCTACCTGCGAAACCGTTACTGGCCGGTAATGGCCTTGGTCAGGCCGGTAAACTTGCTGTTCAGAAACTGGAAACTGGCCTGAAAATCCATCGAGTTGCGCATGAACGTGGCTTGCTCCTGTTGGGCATCCACGGTGTTGCCGTCCAGCGAAGGCTGGTGTGGATTCCGGTATAGTAGCGCTGCCCGTTCGGTCATGGCCGCTCCCGTGTCGATATGGCCGTCGTTGGTTCGGGTCATCGATAGCCCTTGGGACGTCGCCTCGGCGGCGCCCAGGGCGGCACGAAAATCGATATCCCGTGCCTTGAACCCCGGCGTGTCCGCGTTCGCCAGGTTGTTGGCCAAAACCTCAGCTCTTTGAATCCGGAGATTCACCGCTCGCTCATGCACACCCAAAGCGTTGTTGAAATTGATGGCCATACCGTTTCTCCGCGGAGTTGCCCAAAACAAAAAGTTGCCGAAAATCGACTTTGATGAATCTAAAGCAATTGGGATGCCAGATTGGCTAAAAGCGGGTGAAGGCGAGGCTGGAGCGGAAACTTTCTAGTTCTGGGATGCAAGCGGGGAAGCAAAGCGGCAAGAGCTTTCCCCCTGCCGGCTGGATGCAGTATTAATGCCTCAATCGTTGGGCCACCGCGAAACGAAACTCTTTGTTTCGGCCGGAGCGACGGACGGTTTATTGACGATTGGCGTACCAACGTAGAGAAAGCCGGTAATCGTTTCGTTTGCGGCCAGGCCGAGCCCTTCTCTCACCGCTGAATGGTAGGCGACCGGCCCGGTACGCCACATTCCCGAATATCCGCGAGCCTCCAGGGCAAGTAAAAGGAAAGCCATGCCACACCCGGTAGACAGCGATTCCTCGATTTCGGGGACCTTGGGATGCTTCTGATGGCGCGTAATACCGACAATCATCATGGGTGCCCGATGAGGCATTTGACGCAGTTTCTGAACCTTGGGGGCCAACGGATCATCCGGATCGGCCGCCGCCGCAAATACGTCGCCCAAAGCCTCCAAGCCGTCACCCTCGATAATCAGGTAGCGCCAGGGACGAAGGAGCGCATGGTCAGGCGCCCTGGCGGCGCAGGCAAAAGCCTCTTCCAGAACCGAGGCATCCGGTGCGGGTTCCGCCAGTCTTGGTTCGGACGAGCGGTTCAAAATCGAATTAACAAGCTCACTCATATAAGTTCCTGGTTTGTCAGGGGCCTGGTTTGACAAGGAAATATAAAACCAGATCGACGCAGATCGCACTATAATTGAGCCACTTCGGTATTACTGCTAACCTTGAGGCATACGTAGAAGTGCCTAATTTTTGGCGTCCAAAGCGGGTTTCAACGATAGCCGCGAAAGGCTCAGCCAAGGATGAGGTCCAGGACGCAGCAATGCCGTTTTTCCCTGGCTACCGGGGCACATGATTAATGCTTTGAAGACTATAACAAGAAGTTACCGGCGGAAAGTCATGACCCAAGAAGATCGTGAATTCAAAAGCTTTTCCGAGTTTTACCCCTATTACCTGGAAGAACACAGCAATCCTACCTGCCGCCGCCTACACTACTTGGGCAGCATGCTGGTCATCGCAGTACTGCTTTACACTATGGCCACTACGCAATGGATCTACCTGCTTCTGTTGCCGGTCATCGGCTACGGCTTTGCCTGGCTGGGACACTTCTTTTTCGAGAAGAACCGGCCAGCCACATTCAAATACCCGCTATACAGTCTCCTGGGCGATTGGGTCATGCTCAAGGACATGCTGACGGGCCGAATCCGGTTCTGAAATGATGAATGCACCGCTGGCGAGTGGCAAATCCCTGTTGCTGGACCCCCAGAGCAAACCCGTCGTCATTCCGCCGATGCCCGACTACAACGGTCGAGTACTGGCTTATGTGGGTGCAGCGGCCATTATTTTCACCGGCCTGCACACCGGCTTATTTGCTGCGTGGCTGATCTGGTTAATTCCCGCCGCCCTGCTCTGGCCGCACGCGGTTCATTTTATGACCCGGCGGACGTTTCTGCGGCAATCCCCCCGTATCCGCCACAAGATGCTGTTGCTCGATTGTGCCGTTGGCGGCGCGTTTGTGGGCACCATAGGCCTGATTGCCATCCCCGCTTTGTCCGTGACGATGATGCTCATGTTCAGTTGCATGCTGGTGGGCGGCATGCGTCAGTGGCTGTTCGGGATTCTTTGGCTCGTCATCGGCGCATTGCTTGGCGTGGGATTAAATGGTCTTGCACCCTCGCTTCAGGCGCCTTTGCTGTTGAGCCTCGTCGCTCTGCTTTGTACCGGACTGTACATCTGCATAACCGCCTTTTACGCCCATCAACAGGCGCGGGCGCTGATGACCGCCAAGTCCCAGATCCAATATCAGCGCGAGCAATCCATCGCCCTCTCCCACAAACTGTCTAAATACCTTTCGCCCCAGGTGTGGCAATCGATCTTTACCGGCGAGCGGGATGTAAGGTTGGAAACCCAGCGTAAGAAATTATC
Coding sequences:
- the flgJ gene encoding flagellar assembly peptidoglycan hydrolase FlgJ — protein: MQSSRLDSAQFYTEFSGLNALKTQARTDKKAALEQVAKQFESLFMSQMLKSMRSVNDVFAEGNYLNSSQSKFYQEMFDNQLTLSMSQQQGLGLSDVLARQLSRQIPGMDDGGTKATGHKATIADYDRSLPALSPRLPKQVDEVKAISESVAAQKPREAVVEKEVAETVSIDLPETFESPEHFVRTLLPMAEAVAGDSGIDPRVMVAQAALETGWGKHMIKAADGEHSFNLFGIKADSRWQGSAVDITTSEYREGVKMNERAAFRAYPDYQSSFEDYIGFLERNPRYRDVLAVADNPEAFADGLQAAGYATDPAYGAKIRRILNSDSFEAITGETLSLNQRGEE
- a CDS encoding flagellar basal body P-ring protein FlgI, with the protein product MKSLRAFIAFIAFAVWVQPVLADRLKDMARVQGVRSNQLVGYGLVVGLDGTGDSAPFTDQTFRNLMNQFGITLPPGVSPKLDNVAAVTVHASLPPFAKRGQDIDITVSSIGNADSLRGGSLLMTPLKGADGQVYAMAQGSLVVGGFGASGQDGSRISVNVPSVGRIPNGASVEREVISPFSRGDTITFDLLRPDFTTARRVVETINTTLGPEMAYAHDATSISVKAPRDPSQRVGFLSVLENMEVDPAQEAAKVVINSRTGTIVVGQNVQVSPAAVTHGSLTVTIEENPQVNQPNAFAQGDTVVTPDSTITTTQEPARMFKFGPAVTLNEIVQAVNQVGAAPGDVMAVLEALKQAGALRAELIVI
- the flgH gene encoding flagellar basal body L-ring protein FlgH, translating into MKLRFTPILIVSLALLQGCQAVSRPRAIPDDPAFAPVRAQSMMQRDPSSGAIYQTSRNFNFYGDTVALNVGDILLITLEEQTQASKDAKSSITKDSEVNFNDGGILGLNKLNLGTNPKFERDFEGDAQADQSNSLNGSITVTVTEVYPNGILRIRGEKWLSLTNGDEYIRLTGLVRPQDINPDNTISSNRVADARIAYGGTGDFDQATRQGWMSRFFNSEWFPL
- the flgG gene encoding flagellar basal-body rod protein FlgG, with translation MHPALWVSKTGLSAQDTNMSTISNNLANVNTTGFKRDRAVFQDLLYQINRQPGGMSTENSELPSGLQLGTGVRVVGTAKQFTQGNLQVTEQPLDMAVNGRGFFQVLLPDGEIAYTRDGQFQLNADGDVVNANGYPLEPNINVPENTTSITIGTDGTVSAVIENQAAPVQLGEVTLVDFVNPQGLMAVGNNLFRETNSSGDPQEGEAGIGGLGTIEQGMTESSNVEVVEELVNMITTQRAYEMNSKVVSTTDQMLQFLSQNVG
- a CDS encoding flagellar basal body rod protein FlgF; this translates as MDKSIFIGMSGAKQTMLAQQAHANNLANVNTTGFKRDFAQARSMPVFGEHFPTRAYAMTERPGTDLSAGAMMETGRALDVAIGGEGWLSVQAQTGEEVLTRSGSLNVDVNGMLRTATGEPVLGNGGPVALPPYDSLVIGQDGTVSIVPVGGPPDQLVEVDRLKLVNPPQDALMKGTDGFVRRKPDQAIDGAEPLDASVRLQSGFLEASNVNAVEEMISNLELARQYEMQVKVMQTAKSNSDATARLLQNLG
- a CDS encoding flagellar hook protein FlgE; translated protein: MAFNIGLSGLRAASADLDVTGNNIANASTVGFKESRVQFGDLYANGFLSSGSAPIGDGVNVQDVKQSFGQGNISFTDNGLDMAISGDGFFMLNNGGEIRYSRAGQFSIDKDGYVVNNQSMRVQGYTADGDGNLSGVRGDLQIETANLAPRRTTNLQTDVNLDSRQTVLENRVAFLIGGEGSNPSAAETSAILGESFTLTYQDGTTQSQTLPTALTPGQGADYLAELLNGIEGINASARTEQRISGANLTQLNNALGQPDFQFSVSVAGASDVTFDSGDVGSPASLENLAAAITAAPGLSSVSAEVDGGNLVLRDSRGQHLSTSFDSVASGDSGSVATDGFLMSLSADDSINSATSPDAGSDIVAYFNNGAANPSVTNAFNPIDQRTYNHATSTTIYDSLGNSHELTQFFVKDQSPGNGVGQSQWSVYLQIDGEMVAGTDQSPYTALFNQDGSLESINGNTNGEIIVTDWVPKNAAGDPNGADGPPINPGNVVSPIPEPPTSSAFVLNLGDATQYGASFGVNDQQQNGYSTGRLSGLDVSDQGVIFARYTNGQSKSLGQVALAAFNNTDGLSPTGDTSWVETFESGQPIIGAPDTGTLGSIKASSVEESNVDLSAELVNLIIAQRNYQANAKTIETSDSVTQTIINLR
- a CDS encoding flagellar hook assembly protein FlgD; protein product: MSAINNTAAADVLSQYQTQSSSAGASDELGKNEFMELMIAQLKNQNPLEPQDNGDFIAQLAQFSSLEEMQGLSGSVQDVVGQFRSTQALQASAMVGRTVLVPSQTGILGASREVEGVIGVPATTSSLRVDVMNSSGELVRQIDLGAAQAGQTSFTWDGKDSSGNDLPEGAYMVKASGSYNGSTEQLGTMVSANVDSVSLGTAGSVTLNLAGMGSIALSDVRQIN
- the flgC gene encoding flagellar basal body rod protein FlgC, with amino-acid sequence MSLGNIFDIAGSGMTAQSLRLNTTASNIANAETASSSTDEAYRARKPVFSAIQQNMMNQDGFGSGWGPEGAASAGVQVDGVVESDAQLQMRYEPNHPAANEDGYVYYPNVNVVEEMADMMSSSRSFEMNVDVMNTAKSMMQRILTLGQS
- the flgB gene encoding flagellar basal body rod protein FlgB — translated: MAINFNNALGVHERAVNLRIQRAEVLANNLANADTPGFKARDIDFRAALGAAEATSQGLSMTRTNDGHIDTGAAMTERAALLYRNPHQPSLDGNTVDAQQEQATFMRNSMDFQASFQFLNSKFTGLTKAITGQ
- a CDS encoding nitroreductase family protein; its protein translation is MSELVNSILNRSSEPRLAEPAPDASVLEEAFACAARAPDHALLRPWRYLIIEGDGLEALGDVFAAAADPDDPLAPKVQKLRQMPHRAPMMIVGITRHQKHPKVPEIEESLSTGCGMAFLLLALEARGYSGMWRTGPVAYHSAVREGLGLAANETITGFLYVGTPIVNKPSVAPAETKSFVSRWPND
- a CDS encoding Mpo1-like protein; this encodes MTQEDREFKSFSEFYPYYLEEHSNPTCRRLHYLGSMLVIAVLLYTMATTQWIYLLLLPVIGYGFAWLGHFFFEKNRPATFKYPLYSLLGDWVMLKDMLTGRIRF
- a CDS encoding adenylate/guanylate cyclase domain-containing protein, with the translated sequence MMNAPLASGKSLLLDPQSKPVVIPPMPDYNGRVLAYVGAAAIIFTGLHTGLFAAWLIWLIPAALLWPHAVHFMTRRTFLRQSPRIRHKMLLLDCAVGGAFVGTIGLIAIPALSVTMMLMFSCMLVGGMRQWLFGILWLVIGALLGVGLNGLAPSLQAPLLLSLVALLCTGLYICITAFYAHQQARALMTAKSQIQYQREQSIALSHKLSKYLSPQVWQSIFTGERDVRLETQRKKLSIFFSDIKGFTQLSEEMEPEALTELLNHYFNEMSQVALKYGGTIDKFVGDSIMIFFGDPTSRGPREDALACVSMAIDMRKHMKIMRQKWRSQGIKTPLEIRMGISAGYTTVGNFGAENRMDYTIIGKEVNLASRLESLADPGEILISYETFSLIKDKIMCRDKGEITVKGFGRPVPIYEVIDFRRDLGAERSFLEHEHAGFAMYLDSDKVRGNERSDILRALEEAVDRLRQEDDVP